From the Bacillota bacterium genome, one window contains:
- a CDS encoding tetratricopeptide repeat protein gives MSGVRGMGRGRSGGAAGTGDEARAWALAERARACLDQRKLAEAEKLLRQSLEVAFTRAAANNLALCLYEQGDAEGALAILEQVFQGDELSPYAHALASLAHSRLGDKGEARAHVQHGIAEFDTGLRALRNGPPESLKSWREYTVMIKRAAAALEDHRLVYDLYRRWENLHWQPEDDFLGGVAAFNLGKYRQAARIWRRVRDPQWEFVRAYVAAAEAVADGIVPPFPMEYDYGYDEEAFEEDVRVISALMEADPERAEAYVREKMQQARLRVRFLGLALLEKAESSRQALEQLVYYGGEWGIALAKQVCKASILPVELKAAAAEALVRLGVQPPDQPAEIIHDGEPVQIQIRQMELIMRTDPELARLTEKAMQLRDAGRPEEAKEILESMLVDGRAYPPAMLTLANLYRSEGDLDRAQSLLEILGRAFPRHPIVQFNLAGFWLQKGDPGRALSYFRRVDRAALPAEAQPRYDALAAHLREYSSHGAHPATIRNRARRKRGK, from the coding sequence GTGAGCGGTGTGCGCGGGATGGGGCGAGGACGGTCAGGCGGGGCAGCGGGAACGGGGGACGAGGCCCGGGCGTGGGCCCTTGCCGAACGGGCCCGGGCCTGCCTGGATCAGAGGAAGCTGGCGGAAGCAGAAAAGCTGCTGCGCCAGTCCCTGGAGGTGGCCTTCACCCGCGCTGCCGCCAACAACCTCGCTCTCTGCCTGTATGAGCAGGGCGACGCTGAGGGTGCGCTGGCGATACTGGAGCAGGTGTTTCAGGGTGACGAGCTGTCCCCCTACGCCCATGCCCTGGCCTCTCTGGCCCATTCCCGGCTGGGCGATAAGGGGGAGGCCAGGGCTCACGTCCAGCACGGCATCGCGGAGTTCGACACCGGGCTACGTGCCCTCCGCAACGGCCCGCCCGAGTCCCTGAAGTCGTGGCGGGAATACACGGTGATGATCAAACGGGCGGCAGCGGCCCTGGAGGATCACCGCCTGGTGTACGACCTCTACCGCCGCTGGGAGAACCTGCACTGGCAACCCGAAGACGACTTCCTGGGGGGCGTGGCCGCCTTCAACCTGGGCAAATACCGGCAGGCGGCACGCATCTGGCGACGGGTGCGCGATCCCCAGTGGGAGTTCGTGCGCGCCTATGTGGCCGCGGCAGAAGCGGTGGCCGACGGGATAGTGCCCCCCTTCCCCATGGAGTACGACTACGGCTATGATGAGGAGGCTTTCGAGGAGGACGTACGCGTGATTTCAGCCCTGATGGAGGCAGACCCGGAGCGGGCGGAGGCTTACGTCCGTGAGAAGATGCAGCAGGCCCGCCTGCGGGTGCGGTTCCTGGGCCTGGCCTTGCTGGAGAAGGCGGAGAGCAGCCGGCAGGCGTTGGAGCAACTGGTTTATTACGGAGGGGAGTGGGGCATCGCCCTGGCGAAGCAGGTTTGCAAGGCGTCCATTCTCCCCGTGGAACTGAAGGCGGCTGCTGCGGAGGCTCTGGTGAGGCTGGGCGTGCAGCCGCCCGACCAGCCGGCCGAGATCATCCACGATGGCGAGCCGGTGCAAATCCAGATCAGGCAGATGGAACTCATCATGCGAACGGACCCCGAACTGGCGCGTCTGACCGAGAAGGCGATGCAGTTGCGGGACGCCGGCCGGCCCGAGGAGGCCAAGGAAATCCTGGAGTCGATGCTGGTGGACGGTCGGGCCTACCCTCCCGCCATGCTGACGCTGGCCAACCTGTACCGCAGCGAAGGCGACCTGGACCGGGCACAGTCCCTGCTGGAGATTCTGGGCCGCGCCTTTCCCCGCCACCCCATCGTGCAGTTCAACCTGGCGGGATTCTGGCTGCAAAAGGGCGACCCGGGACGGGCGCTCTCCTACTTCCGCCGGGTGGATCGCGCCGCCCTCCCCGCCGAAGCCCAGCCGAGATACGATGCCCTCGCCGCCCACCTGCGCGAATACTCCAGCCACGGTGCCCATCCCGCGACCATCCGCAACCGCGCCAGGAGGAAGCGCGGGAAGTGA